In Bubalus kerabau isolate K-KA32 ecotype Philippines breed swamp buffalo chromosome 4, PCC_UOA_SB_1v2, whole genome shotgun sequence, one DNA window encodes the following:
- the IFNE gene encoding interferon epsilon translates to MINKAFFEIVLVLLASSTVCSQELKLVLCQQRRVNQESLKLLNKLQTSSIQQCLPHRKHFLLPQKSVNPHQYQKGQVLAILHEMLQQIFNLFRAIVSLDGWEESHTEKFLVELHQQLEYLEALMRLQAKQKSDTLGSENLRLQVKMYFQRIHDYLENQDYSSCAWTIVQVEINRCLSLVFQLTRKLSEQGVET, encoded by the coding sequence ATGATTAACAAGGCTTTCTTTGAAATTGTGTTGGTTCTGTTGGCTTCTTCCACTGTTTGCTCCCAAGAGCTGAAACTGGTTCTTTGCCAGCAAAGGAGAGTGAACCAAGAGAGTTTAAAACTTTTGAATAAACTGCAGACCTCGTCAATTCAGCAGTGTCTACCACACAGGAAACACTTCCTGCTTCCCCAGAAGTCTGTGAATCCTCACCAGTATCAGAAAGGACAAGTACTGGCCATTCTTCATGAGATGCTTCAACAGATCTTCAATCTCTTCAGGGCAATTGTATCTCTGGATGGTTGGGAGGAAAGTCACACAGAAAAGTTCCTTGTTGAACTTCATCAACAGCTGGAATACCTAGAAGCACTCATGAGACtacaagcaaagcagaaaagtgaCACCTTGGGCAGTGAGAACCTTAGATTACAGGTTAAAATGTATTTCCAAAGGATCCATGATTACCTGGAAAACCAGGACTATAGCAGCTGTGCCTGGACCATTGTCCAAGTAGAAATCAACCGGTGTCTGTCCTTGGTATTCCAACTcacaagaaagctgagtgaacaGGGCGTGGAAACTTGA